The following proteins are encoded in a genomic region of Myxococcota bacterium:
- a CDS encoding glycosyltransferase, translated as MSAAPRLALFLRSLGADGAGAERNALILAGDFAARGFPVDLVLARRRGHLAQDVPPEVRTIELGTGGVAGPWRAAFGDPRGARRLGPALSHPSASPVLGAAPALADYLRRERPRALLSFLTYGNVTALWARARAGVDTRIAISERNTLSARARSARGRRWRVLPALATAWYPDADAILAVSAGVAADLAAVTGLGPERIRVTGNPVVTPDLPRLAEQRPVHPWCAPEAPPLVLAVGKLKPQKGFDVLLDAFARLRSQRVARLAILGVGPERGALERQAARLGLAQDVAFPGFVANPFAWMAQCALFVCSSRFEGLPGALIQALACGAPVVSTACPSGPTEILGDTLPDALVPVEDAAALAAAMARTLEAPGDAATRRRCAARFSVERVAPRYLEAMCGSSVRRKSASSAATAAYP; from the coding sequence TTGAGCGCGGCCCCGCGACTGGCGCTCTTCCTGCGCTCGCTGGGCGCGGACGGGGCCGGGGCCGAGCGCAATGCGCTGATCCTCGCGGGCGACTTCGCGGCCCGCGGTTTCCCGGTGGATCTCGTCCTCGCCCGCCGGCGCGGACATCTCGCGCAGGACGTACCGCCCGAGGTGCGAACGATCGAGTTGGGCACCGGGGGCGTCGCCGGGCCCTGGCGCGCGGCCTTCGGCGATCCGCGCGGCGCGCGGCGCCTGGGTCCCGCGCTGAGCCACCCGAGCGCATCGCCGGTTCTCGGCGCCGCACCGGCGTTGGCCGATTACCTGCGACGAGAACGGCCGCGTGCGCTGCTCTCGTTTCTGACCTACGGGAACGTGACGGCGCTGTGGGCCCGGGCGCGTGCCGGGGTCGACACGCGGATCGCGATCAGTGAGCGCAACACGCTGAGCGCGCGCGCGCGTTCCGCGCGTGGCCGGCGTTGGCGTGTGCTGCCCGCGTTGGCGACCGCGTGGTACCCCGACGCGGACGCGATTCTCGCCGTATCCGCCGGTGTCGCCGCCGACCTCGCCGCGGTGACGGGGCTGGGCCCCGAACGGATCCGGGTCACCGGGAATCCGGTCGTGACGCCGGACCTCCCGAGGCTCGCGGAGCAGCGCCCGGTGCATCCGTGGTGCGCTCCCGAAGCGCCGCCGCTCGTGCTGGCGGTGGGGAAGCTGAAGCCCCAGAAAGGCTTCGATGTGTTGCTCGACGCCTTCGCGCGGCTGCGGAGCCAGCGGGTGGCCCGGCTCGCGATCCTGGGTGTGGGCCCCGAGCGGGGCGCGTTGGAACGCCAGGCGGCGCGCCTCGGGCTGGCGCAGGACGTGGCGTTCCCCGGGTTCGTCGCCAACCCGTTTGCCTGGATGGCGCAGTGCGCGCTCTTCGTCTGCAGCTCGCGCTTCGAGGGCTTGCCCGGTGCGCTGATCCAGGCGCTCGCGTGTGGCGCTCCGGTCGTGAGCACGGCGTGTCCGAGCGGCCCGACCGAGATCCTGGGCGACACGCTGCCCGACGCGCTGGTTCCCGTCGAGGACGCGGCGGCGCTGGCCGCGGCGATGGCGCGCACCCTCGAGGCGCCGGGAGACGCGGCCACCCGGCGTCGCTGCGCTGCGCGCTTCTCGGTGGAGCGGGTCGCGCCCCGCTACCTGGAAGCGATGTGCGGTTCGAGCGTGCGCAGGAAGTCCGCGAGTTCGGCGGCCACGGCGGCGTACCCGTAG
- a CDS encoding glycosyltransferase, which produces MPLHLVFEKEDAPSTRIRLVQMAPFLEREGIACRIAPYPRTAAGRRDLAAALTPGDAVLFHRVRPGRRDARWWRSLPAKRLYDFDDAVMFGRRRGWRGAWERQRRRRGFARALESVDAATPGNAFLASHASGLPCRVVPSAVRIDVPRQAPRAAPARLRIGWVGRASNWGYVSAIAPALERVAAARPIEVMAMSEHRVALPRLPVRWVPWSAKEEAATVAGFDVGIMPLARNEVWSRGKCAYKLLQYLAAGVPAVASDVGANRDILDDGVNGLLITSLEAWTEALLALADDDGLRERLSAAGRATAPAYGYAAVAAELADFLRTLEPHIASR; this is translated from the coding sequence ATGCCGCTCCACCTGGTCTTCGAGAAGGAAGACGCGCCCTCCACCCGGATCCGCCTGGTGCAGATGGCGCCTTTCCTCGAACGGGAGGGCATCGCCTGCCGCATCGCGCCCTACCCCCGCACGGCCGCGGGCCGACGGGACCTGGCCGCCGCGCTGACGCCGGGGGACGCCGTGCTCTTCCACCGCGTGCGACCAGGGCGCCGCGACGCCCGCTGGTGGCGCTCGCTCCCCGCGAAACGGCTCTACGACTTCGACGACGCGGTGATGTTCGGTCGGCGACGCGGCTGGCGCGGCGCCTGGGAACGCCAACGACGTCGCCGGGGCTTTGCGCGTGCCCTGGAAAGCGTCGACGCGGCCACCCCGGGCAACGCGTTCCTCGCCAGCCACGCGTCCGGACTTCCCTGCCGCGTCGTACCGTCCGCGGTCCGGATCGACGTTCCCCGCCAGGCGCCGCGCGCGGCGCCTGCCCGGCTACGGATCGGCTGGGTCGGGCGCGCCTCGAACTGGGGCTACGTCTCCGCCATCGCCCCCGCACTGGAGCGGGTGGCCGCGGCCCGGCCGATCGAAGTGATGGCCATGAGCGAACACCGCGTCGCCCTCCCCCGACTGCCGGTGCGCTGGGTCCCCTGGAGTGCGAAGGAAGAAGCCGCGACCGTCGCCGGCTTCGATGTCGGGATCATGCCGCTGGCGCGGAACGAGGTGTGGTCCCGGGGCAAGTGCGCCTACAAGCTCTTGCAGTACCTGGCCGCCGGCGTGCCCGCCGTCGCGAGCGACGTCGGAGCGAATCGGGACATCCTCGACGACGGCGTGAACGGTCTGCTCATCACGAGTCTGGAGGCCTGGACCGAAGCGCTGCTGGCGCTGGCCGACGACGACGGATTGCGCGAGCGACTCTCCGCCGCAGGCCGCGCGACGGCGCCCGCCTACGGGTACGCCGCCGTGGCCGCCGAACTCGCGGACTTCCTGCGCACGCTCGAACCGCACATCGCTTCCAGGTAG
- a CDS encoding CmcI family methyltransferase, translating to MKLRKALRDAWYTPPFVSGWITRRFHKLFYYQRAQTWRNTRWLGTDVRKCPFDLWVMQELVCELRPDWIIETGTADGGSAAYLASLCSLLGHGRVVSIDCDDQPARPVHERIEYWTGDSVDPAIVGRVRERVAGAPAVLVLLDSDHRSDHVLRELRAYGDLVTPGSYCIVEDGNVGGHPVAREFGPGPQEATRAFLAEREDFVIDRDREKFYLTFNPGGYLRRTR from the coding sequence GTGAAGCTCCGCAAGGCGTTGCGCGACGCCTGGTACACGCCGCCCTTCGTGTCGGGCTGGATCACGCGGCGCTTTCACAAGCTCTTCTACTACCAGCGCGCCCAGACCTGGCGGAACACGCGCTGGCTCGGCACCGACGTCCGCAAGTGTCCCTTCGATCTCTGGGTGATGCAGGAGCTCGTGTGCGAGCTGCGGCCCGACTGGATCATCGAGACCGGCACGGCGGATGGCGGGAGCGCGGCGTACCTGGCGTCCCTCTGCAGCCTGCTCGGGCACGGTCGCGTCGTGAGCATCGACTGCGATGACCAGCCCGCGCGTCCCGTCCACGAGCGCATCGAGTATTGGACCGGCGACTCGGTCGATCCGGCGATCGTGGGCCGGGTGCGCGAGCGGGTGGCCGGAGCGCCAGCGGTGCTGGTGTTGCTCGATTCGGACCACCGCAGCGACCATGTGCTGCGCGAGCTGCGCGCCTATGGCGATCTCGTGACGCCGGGTAGCTATTGCATCGTCGAAGACGGGAACGTCGGGGGTCATCCCGTGGCCCGCGAGTTCGGGCCCGGTCCCCAGGAGGCGACCCGCGCGTTCCTGGCCGAGCGCGAGGATTTCGTCATCGATCGCGACCGCGAGAAGTTCTATCTGACCTTCAACCCGGGCGGGTATCTCCGCCGCACGCGATAG
- the asnB gene encoding asparagine synthase (glutamine-hydrolyzing) has translation MCGLCGIVRWPADRPEARLRHEVAGMTKVLAHRGPDGEGVWVDASAGVALGHRRLAVIDPSAAGHQPMASPCGRYVVVFNGELYDFEALRETVEVAGTRVSGRSDTAVLVAALSAWGVDGSLARFDGMFALAIWDRRERRLHLVRDPFGKKPLYVRDVGSSVWFGSELKALRAHPEYERTIDREALAQHLRFSFIAAPRSIDLGTEKLCAGEHRCFEARGGESRRFFDWRARAEAAARDPFRGSRAEALDALEQGVTEAVRRRLVADVPLGALLSGGVDSALVAATAQQQQSAPLETFHVGFSEAGFDERADAAAVAKRLGTRHETWVLGPEEARARIPALPWLFDEPFGDTAQLGMALLCEATRREVTVALSGDGGDEVFLGYPRTLRCARRGRWLARVPARWREVLGQAAERTGPRRERLAMGVSAGGPDALFVTAASRHPANVSLVRGVRGPVETGQPWPGIADPLARLRALDLGGRLPESMLVKVDRASMGHGLEVRSPLLDRGLVDFALRLPTHWLVRSGRGKWPLRQLLARHLPKAWTERPKRGFALPIGAWLRGPLRGWADDLLAPAALRQQGLLEADAVGQIWTLHCSGRVDRTRLVWNLVGFQAWLAQQA, from the coding sequence ATGTGTGGGCTGTGCGGGATCGTGCGCTGGCCGGCGGATCGCCCGGAGGCGCGCTTGCGTCACGAAGTCGCCGGTATGACCAAGGTGCTCGCCCACCGCGGGCCCGACGGCGAGGGCGTCTGGGTCGATGCGAGCGCCGGTGTGGCACTGGGCCATCGGCGCCTCGCGGTCATCGACCCGAGTGCGGCCGGACATCAGCCGATGGCCTCGCCCTGCGGACGCTACGTCGTCGTCTTCAACGGCGAGCTCTACGACTTCGAGGCGTTGCGCGAGACGGTCGAGGTGGCGGGAACCCGGGTGTCGGGACGCTCGGACACGGCCGTGCTGGTGGCGGCCTTGTCCGCCTGGGGCGTCGACGGAAGCCTGGCGCGCTTCGACGGCATGTTTGCGCTCGCGATCTGGGACCGTCGGGAACGGCGCCTGCATCTGGTGCGCGATCCGTTCGGCAAGAAGCCGCTCTACGTGCGCGACGTCGGGAGCTCCGTCTGGTTCGGCTCGGAGCTGAAGGCGCTTCGGGCGCACCCCGAGTACGAGCGAACGATCGATCGGGAGGCGCTGGCCCAGCACCTCCGCTTCTCGTTCATCGCGGCGCCGCGCAGCATCGATCTCGGCACCGAGAAGCTGTGCGCCGGCGAACACCGGTGCTTCGAGGCCAGGGGAGGGGAGTCGCGTCGCTTCTTCGATTGGCGTGCGCGTGCCGAAGCGGCCGCCCGGGATCCCTTTCGCGGCAGTCGGGCGGAAGCGCTCGACGCGCTCGAGCAGGGGGTCACGGAGGCGGTACGCCGCCGGCTCGTCGCGGACGTTCCCCTCGGCGCGCTGCTCTCCGGGGGCGTGGATTCCGCGCTCGTCGCGGCCACCGCGCAACAGCAGCAGTCCGCGCCGCTGGAGACCTTTCATGTGGGTTTCTCGGAGGCCGGATTCGACGAGCGCGCTGACGCCGCGGCGGTGGCGAAGCGGCTCGGCACCCGCCACGAGACCTGGGTGCTCGGGCCCGAGGAGGCGCGCGCGCGGATCCCCGCGCTGCCCTGGCTCTTCGACGAACCCTTCGGCGACACGGCCCAGCTCGGCATGGCCCTGCTCTGCGAGGCGACCCGACGCGAGGTCACGGTGGCGCTGTCCGGCGACGGCGGCGACGAGGTCTTCCTCGGCTATCCGCGGACCCTGCGCTGCGCGCGGCGCGGCCGCTGGCTCGCTCGGGTGCCGGCGCGATGGCGCGAGGTCTTGGGGCAGGCCGCGGAGCGAACCGGGCCGCGACGCGAGCGGCTCGCGATGGGGGTCAGCGCGGGCGGACCCGACGCCCTGTTCGTGACCGCAGCGAGTCGTCACCCGGCCAACGTGTCGCTGGTGCGCGGTGTGCGGGGGCCGGTGGAGACCGGCCAGCCCTGGCCGGGAATCGCCGACCCGCTCGCTCGGCTGCGTGCCCTCGACCTCGGCGGTCGACTCCCCGAGTCGATGTTGGTGAAGGTCGATCGCGCGAGCATGGGACACGGGCTGGAGGTGCGATCGCCGCTCCTCGACCGCGGGCTCGTCGACTTCGCGCTGCGCCTGCCGACGCACTGGCTCGTGCGGTCCGGACGCGGGAAGTGGCCGCTCCGGCAGCTCCTCGCCCGGCATCTCCCGAAGGCCTGGACCGAGCGGCCGAAGCGGGGCTTCGCGCTGCCGATCGGGGCCTGGTTGCGCGGGCCGCTGCGCGGCTGGGCCGACGATCTGCTCGCACCGGCAGCGCTCCGGCAACAGGGCCTGTTGGAGGCCGATGCGGTGGGGCAGATCTGGACGCTCCACTGCAGCGGCCGCGTCGATCGGACGCGCCTCGTGTGGAACCTGGTGGGATTTCAGGCGTGGCTCGCCCAACAGGCTTGA
- the lptC gene encoding LPS export ABC transporter periplasmic protein LptC has protein sequence MHGVRARVRSPWTVLGVAGLALAALWPGSAFSMSAEGTSLKVTGMTFVGSRTGVREMVLRSEEAWLRPGQDQALLSVVEAEVTDPDDGRQFSMTCARVDLDIASNDFLAEGDVRGNTSDGQHYRTEWVRYRHEEGLLYTDAPVEVRDARGSFRGDGFRYHVDERRFQLIGNVRVEQTP, from the coding sequence ATGCACGGAGTGAGAGCGCGCGTTCGGTCGCCCTGGACCGTACTCGGGGTGGCAGGGCTGGCGTTGGCCGCGCTCTGGCCCGGCTCCGCGTTCTCGATGTCGGCCGAGGGCACCTCGCTGAAGGTCACCGGAATGACGTTCGTCGGGAGCCGAACCGGCGTTCGCGAAATGGTGCTGCGCTCGGAAGAAGCCTGGCTGCGTCCGGGACAGGATCAAGCGCTGCTCTCCGTCGTCGAGGCCGAGGTGACGGATCCGGACGACGGCCGCCAGTTCTCGATGACGTGCGCGCGTGTCGATCTGGACATTGCGAGCAACGATTTCCTCGCGGAGGGGGACGTACGGGGCAACACCAGTGACGGTCAGCACTACCGCACGGAATGGGTGCGCTACCGCCACGAGGAAGGGCTGCTCTATACCGACGCTCCGGTCGAGGTGCGCGACGCCCGCGGATCGTTTCGCGGCGACGGGTTCCGCTACCACGTCGATGAGAGGCGCTTTCAGTTGATCGGCAATGTGCGTGTGGAGCAGACGCCGTGA
- a CDS encoding LptA/OstA family protein yields MRWGQWSLTLGYALLSLQAASANAPDVNFGFGGFDRDEPIRITADALEASDKDGERFLVFRDRVQVRQGPLELDANELEALYGADANQPDALEARGAVRVRDGARRAHCDEARYDRRAATLVCRGNPARLWDGEDQLSGSAFHFDLETRQVTVEGGTALEIHRELPGTEPGADDAEGDGDGPEREWLAEQRDAGPVHIEARSGRASDGDTARRIAFEGDVVVRQGDLELRAQHLEAVYPAGATQPEQLLARDAVEVRQADREARCEEAEYRPAERWVACRGDAQLRDGRDELEGDRIAFDLERRRVDIEGNARLWVHPADHEEGGPE; encoded by the coding sequence ATGCGGTGGGGCCAATGGAGCCTGACGCTCGGGTACGCGCTGCTGTCCCTACAGGCGGCCAGCGCGAATGCACCCGACGTGAACTTCGGCTTCGGCGGCTTCGACCGCGACGAGCCGATTCGGATCACCGCTGACGCGCTCGAGGCGAGCGACAAGGATGGCGAGCGTTTCCTGGTATTCCGCGATCGCGTTCAGGTGCGACAGGGACCGCTCGAGCTCGACGCGAACGAGCTGGAGGCGCTCTACGGCGCCGACGCGAACCAGCCCGACGCCCTGGAGGCACGCGGCGCCGTACGCGTGCGCGATGGTGCGCGTCGCGCCCACTGTGACGAAGCCCGCTACGACCGGCGCGCGGCGACCCTCGTGTGTCGCGGGAACCCGGCGCGCCTCTGGGATGGCGAGGATCAGCTCTCCGGAAGCGCGTTCCACTTCGATCTCGAAACGCGCCAGGTGACCGTCGAGGGCGGCACGGCGCTCGAGATCCATCGGGAGCTGCCCGGCACCGAGCCGGGTGCGGACGACGCCGAGGGAGACGGCGACGGACCCGAGCGCGAGTGGCTCGCCGAGCAGCGGGACGCGGGCCCGGTCCACATCGAGGCCCGCTCCGGGCGCGCGAGCGATGGCGATACCGCCCGGCGGATCGCCTTCGAAGGAGACGTCGTGGTGCGCCAGGGCGATCTCGAACTCCGGGCCCAGCACCTCGAAGCCGTCTACCCGGCGGGAGCGACGCAGCCCGAGCAGTTGCTGGCGCGGGATGCGGTCGAGGTCCGCCAGGCCGATCGCGAGGCGCGCTGTGAGGAAGCCGAGTACCGCCCGGCCGAGCGCTGGGTGGCTTGCCGCGGAGACGCCCAACTGCGGGACGGCCGCGACGAGCTGGAGGGCGATCGCATCGCCTTCGACCTGGAGCGGCGCCGGGTCGACATCGAGGGGAACGCGCGGCTGTGGGTCCACCCGGCCGATCACGAAGAGGGCGGCCCGGAATGA
- the lptB gene encoding LPS export ABC transporter ATP-binding protein: MTTLVGADLCKRYGEKEVVSHVDVRVEPAQVIGLLGPNGAGKTTTFNMLAGGIRPSGGTVRLGEQDITELPMYRRARLGITYLPQEASIFRKLSVADNVNAILETVEPNRRVRRERLRELLAELGLTEKAGRRGDLLSGGERRRVEITRALVLDPKFMLLDEPFAGIDPIAVIDIQKIIEQLKTRGIGVIITDHNVRETLSICDHAYIIKDGHIIREGPPEEVAADPQVREIYLGENFQLS, from the coding sequence ATGACGACCCTCGTGGGCGCCGATCTGTGCAAGCGCTACGGCGAGAAGGAGGTCGTCTCCCACGTCGACGTGCGCGTGGAGCCCGCTCAGGTGATCGGGCTCCTCGGGCCCAACGGAGCCGGCAAGACCACGACCTTCAACATGCTCGCGGGCGGCATCCGCCCCAGCGGAGGCACGGTGCGGCTCGGCGAGCAGGATATTACGGAGCTGCCGATGTACCGCCGGGCGCGCCTCGGCATCACGTATCTTCCGCAGGAAGCCTCGATTTTTAGAAAGCTTTCCGTCGCCGACAACGTCAACGCCATCCTGGAGACCGTCGAGCCGAACCGGCGAGTCCGCCGGGAGCGGCTCCGCGAGCTTTTGGCTGAGCTCGGACTGACCGAAAAGGCAGGGAGGCGGGGAGATCTCCTCTCCGGTGGCGAGCGACGGCGGGTCGAGATCACCCGGGCGCTCGTGCTCGACCCCAAGTTCATGCTGCTCGACGAACCCTTCGCGGGGATCGACCCGATTGCGGTGATCGACATCCAGAAGATCATCGAGCAGCTCAAGACCCGAGGCATCGGCGTGATCATCACGGACCACAATGTGCGAGAGACGCTCTCGATCTGTGATCACGCCTACATCATCAAGGACGGCCACATCATTCGGGAAGGTCCGCCCGAAGAGGTCGCTGCCGATCCCCAGGTGCGCGAGATCTACCTGGGCGAGAACTTTCAGCTGTCCTGA
- the rpoN gene encoding RNA polymerase factor sigma-54: protein MALELKQQVRLSQQLVMTPQLQQAIKLLQLSRMELVDLVHQELQENPVLEEGVEMDEDRAAAEAAEPGQSNEVVDATEATAELPTTSAADAEAQAEAGPDAEPVESEPTDAEKIADVDWQDYLDANPHTGMREAIGPDDRPSIDATYARRESLSDHLLWQLQLASLPVEQDVAARFIIGNLDDRGYLQSPLEEIARQSGVREEGVAEALGAIQEFDPSGVAARDLRECLCIQARALEIDDPLVLRILDEQLDALIKRDFRGVSRALNVPIEEVAAAAQVIGRLEPRPGRDFGGEDPVYIVPDIYVYRVGDDFHVVLNDDGLPRLRINSVYREVLAKGNPATKDTKEYVNDKVRSAMWLIKSIHQRQRTIYKVMQSIIKYQRDFFEKGINFLKPLNLRDVADDIEMHESTVSRVTTNKYAHTPQGIFELKYFFNSSINRVEGEAIASESVKERIRRLIVNEDPRRPLSDQRIAEMLRVANINIARRTVTKYRESMNLLSSTKRRQVG, encoded by the coding sequence ATGGCGCTCGAGCTCAAGCAGCAGGTACGGCTCAGTCAGCAGCTGGTGATGACGCCGCAGCTTCAGCAGGCGATCAAGCTGTTGCAGCTGTCGCGGATGGAGCTGGTCGATCTGGTGCACCAGGAGCTCCAGGAGAACCCCGTCCTCGAAGAGGGCGTGGAGATGGACGAGGATCGCGCGGCCGCCGAGGCCGCGGAGCCGGGCCAGTCGAACGAGGTGGTCGACGCCACCGAGGCGACTGCCGAGCTGCCGACCACGAGCGCGGCCGATGCGGAAGCGCAGGCCGAGGCCGGTCCGGATGCCGAACCCGTCGAGAGCGAGCCGACCGACGCCGAGAAGATCGCGGACGTCGACTGGCAGGACTACCTCGACGCGAACCCGCACACGGGGATGCGCGAGGCGATCGGGCCCGACGATCGACCCTCGATCGACGCCACCTACGCGCGGCGCGAGAGTCTGAGCGACCACCTGCTCTGGCAGCTGCAGTTGGCCTCCCTGCCGGTCGAGCAGGACGTCGCTGCCCGGTTCATCATCGGCAACCTCGACGACCGCGGGTACCTCCAGTCCCCCCTCGAAGAGATCGCCCGGCAGAGCGGCGTTCGCGAAGAGGGGGTCGCCGAGGCGCTCGGCGCGATCCAGGAGTTCGACCCCTCCGGCGTCGCCGCCCGCGATCTGCGCGAGTGTCTGTGCATCCAGGCGCGTGCCCTCGAGATCGACGACCCCCTCGTACTCCGGATCCTCGACGAGCAGCTCGACGCGCTGATCAAGCGCGATTTCCGCGGCGTTTCCCGGGCCCTGAACGTCCCGATCGAAGAGGTCGCGGCGGCGGCCCAGGTGATCGGCCGTCTCGAGCCGCGGCCGGGCCGCGACTTCGGCGGCGAGGACCCGGTCTACATCGTCCCCGACATCTACGTGTACCGCGTGGGTGACGACTTCCACGTCGTGCTGAACGACGACGGGCTCCCGCGGCTGCGCATCAACTCGGTCTACCGGGAGGTGCTCGCGAAGGGGAATCCCGCCACCAAGGACACCAAGGAATACGTCAACGACAAGGTGCGAAGCGCCATGTGGTTGATCAAATCCATCCACCAGCGCCAGCGCACGATCTACAAGGTGATGCAGAGCATCATCAAGTATCAGCGCGACTTCTTCGAGAAGGGCATCAACTTCCTGAAGCCCCTGAACCTGCGGGACGTCGCCGACGACATCGAGATGCACGAGTCGACGGTCAGCCGCGTCACGACCAACAAGTACGCGCACACGCCCCAGGGCATCTTCGAGTTGAAGTACTTCTTCAACTCCAGCATCAATCGGGTCGAAGGAGAAGCGATTGCCAGCGAGAGCGTCAAGGAGCGCATCCGCCGGCTGATCGTCAACGAGGATCCCCGGCGCCCACTCTCGGATCAGCGGATCGCCGAGATGCTGCGGGTGGCGAACATCAACATCGCCCGTCGCACCGTCACCAAGTACCGCGAGTCGATGAACCTGCTGTCGTCGACGAAGCGCCGGCAGGTTGGCTAG
- a CDS encoding PTS sugar transporter subunit IIA: MKIMEILVKEAVILDLGVRTKREVLAEMAAGLAKVEPQIEADDLLEVLMEREALQSTGIGEGVAIPHGKLGGLNRLVAAFARSREGVDFDSIDGQPTHHFFLLVVPEHSGGQYLKALARISRFFRDPAFRQSLTDGESLEDVLRAIEEEDAKL; the protein is encoded by the coding sequence ATGAAGATCATGGAGATCCTCGTCAAGGAAGCCGTGATTCTCGATCTCGGCGTCCGGACGAAGCGCGAAGTGCTGGCCGAAATGGCGGCCGGTCTCGCGAAGGTCGAACCCCAGATCGAAGCCGACGACCTCCTCGAAGTGCTGATGGAGCGCGAAGCGCTGCAGAGCACCGGGATCGGGGAAGGCGTCGCGATCCCCCACGGGAAGCTCGGCGGCCTCAACCGGCTCGTCGCCGCCTTCGCGCGCAGTCGCGAAGGGGTGGACTTCGACTCGATCGACGGCCAGCCGACCCACCACTTCTTCCTGCTCGTCGTCCCGGAGCATTCGGGCGGCCAGTACCTGAAGGCCCTCGCGCGCATCTCGCGCTTCTTTCGCGATCCCGCCTTCCGCCAGAGCCTGACGGATGGAGAGTCCCTCGAGGACGTGCTCCGCGCGATCGAGGAAGAAGACGCCAAGCTCTGA
- the rapZ gene encoding RNase adapter RapZ, with amino-acid sequence MSGARLVFVGGLSGSGKTTAMAALEDLGFYCADHLPAPLIEQFLDLATKSSPPLEKIALALAARDAQGLDQIPAVVERARQAGHHVEIVYLECAEKELARRYRETRRVHPLSPDGSVAEGIRAERERLRELAALSDHTIDTTSLNVHQLKAAVVLAVSGRARPTVVNVVSFGFRHGTPDALEQLFDVRFLPNPYFEAELRAHSGREAPVADYVLRSERGAEFFAKLRDWLAFLLPLYDAEGKAYVTVGFGCTGGRHRSVALAEATAHALREAGREVNVTHRDVEKGS; translated from the coding sequence GTGAGTGGCGCCCGCCTCGTATTCGTCGGGGGGCTGTCGGGTAGCGGCAAGACCACCGCGATGGCCGCCCTCGAGGACCTCGGCTTCTACTGCGCCGACCACCTGCCGGCGCCGCTGATCGAGCAATTTCTCGATCTCGCGACGAAGTCCTCGCCACCGCTCGAGAAGATCGCGCTGGCGCTGGCCGCGCGGGACGCCCAGGGACTCGACCAGATTCCCGCCGTCGTCGAGCGGGCCCGCCAGGCCGGGCATCACGTCGAGATCGTCTATCTCGAGTGTGCGGAGAAAGAGCTGGCGCGGCGCTATCGCGAGACGCGCCGCGTCCACCCGCTCTCGCCCGACGGATCCGTCGCCGAGGGAATTCGCGCCGAGCGGGAACGGTTGCGCGAGCTGGCCGCGTTGTCCGACCACACGATCGACACCACCTCCCTGAACGTGCACCAGTTGAAGGCCGCGGTGGTGCTCGCCGTGTCCGGTCGCGCACGCCCGACCGTGGTCAACGTCGTGTCCTTCGGTTTCCGCCACGGCACGCCCGACGCGCTCGAGCAGCTCTTCGACGTGCGGTTCCTGCCCAACCCGTACTTCGAGGCCGAGCTTCGCGCGCACTCCGGACGCGAGGCACCGGTGGCCGACTACGTGCTGCGTTCCGAGCGGGGCGCCGAGTTCTTTGCGAAGCTGCGCGACTGGTTGGCCTTTCTGCTCCCCCTCTACGACGCAGAAGGCAAGGCCTACGTGACGGTCGGTTTCGGGTGCACGGGCGGTCGGCACCGGTCGGTCGCCTTGGCCGAAGCCACCGCCCACGCGCTCCGGGAGGCCGGACGCGAGGTCAACGTGACGCACCGGGACGTGGAGAAGGGCTCATGA
- a CDS encoding PTS sugar transporter subunit IIA, which produces MKQGIVIVTHYRLGEQFLQALRLIVPEAPEFQSVSVEPTQTVEEMRSRIEEALKSADRGDGVLVLTDMFGGTPSNIALSFLDEHRVEVVTGVNLPMLIKLATLGEEKPLEELAAFIKSYGQRNISVASEILPDPGT; this is translated from the coding sequence ATGAAGCAGGGAATCGTGATCGTCACCCACTACCGCCTCGGCGAGCAGTTCCTGCAGGCGCTGCGCCTGATCGTGCCCGAGGCGCCCGAGTTCCAGTCGGTTTCCGTCGAGCCCACCCAGACCGTCGAGGAGATGCGCAGCCGGATCGAGGAAGCGCTGAAGTCGGCCGATCGCGGGGACGGGGTGCTCGTCCTCACCGACATGTTCGGCGGCACGCCATCGAACATCGCCCTCTCGTTCCTGGACGAGCATCGCGTCGAGGTGGTCACCGGGGTGAACCTGCCGATGCTGATCAAGCTGGCGACCCTCGGCGAGGAGAAGCCCCTCGAGGAGCTGGCGGCGTTCATCAAGAGCTACGGCCAGCGCAACATCTCGGTCGCCAGCGAGATCCTGCCGGACCCGGGGACGTGA